CTCTGCACCTTGGAATTCCACAGTCACTCTCCATTTAAGCAATACTCTAAATTTTTACATGTCTTCTTCTACTCATGTTTCAAAGGGTCTAAAATGTTTGCAATATCATTACTGGCCCTTGTCACACCATCCAAGACACACATAATTACTCTCTTTCGATGGAGCAGAAGTTGACTCCTGTAGCAATCTTTACTACAGTGAAAATCAGAAGCAAATACAAAATAATAGCTTTCATTAATCGATTCAGTGATATTTTTGAAGTTAACCtattatttttttcaaagcaTTCAAAACTATTGTTCTCCAAGTGATTGAAGGAATTCATGGTCCTTTATTCAGATAAAAGCACCATGCTGGTGGAAGGGGAATACCTGTAAATGCATCAGCAGTATATCTTTCTACATAGAGCTTTACAGGAAATTGTTTAAacttctcaattttttttgtaacCTCAGCTCAAATTGCCTTCCATCACTCAGAAATGCCCACCAACCAGAATATTAGAACAGTAACAAACTTTTGTCAGGCCTATGCCACACACCTTGCTGCTTGAAGTAAAGTTGAGAATTCAATTTGGCCTTTTCTTATAATTATCTTATAATGGCTCAAGGAAAATTAATACATATTGAAGAAACCTGGGTGACTGATTATACAGGTCACAATTTTAATACCCAATTAGTTCTATgaagatattttttaaacaacctgttcagacattaggaaggcacagtggctcagtggttagcactgctgcctcacagcagcagggacctgggtttgattccagccttgagtgaccatctgagtggagtttgcatgttttcgctgtatctgtatgggtttcctcccacattccaaagatgtgcaggttaggtcatgctaaattgccccagagtgtttagtgatgtgcaggctaggggaattaggcatggtaaatgtggggttacagggatagagtcatacaatcatatcgcatggaaacagactctttggcccaaccagtccaagctagtcccacctgcctgctcctgtcccatatccctccaaacctttcctattcatctacttatccaaatgtcttttttgtaaatgttgtagttgtgctCTCATCCACTTCCTCAAACGAGGCTCTGTGTATAGAATTTGccccatgttttttttttaaatctctctcctctcaactcatcctccagtcttgaaatccctcatcctagggaaatgacacctaccattaacctatctataccccttatggttttatgaatttctataaagtcacctttcaacctcctacacaccagtgaaaaaagtcccaatctatccagactttctttataacccaaaccttccatatctggcaaaaacctcttctgaaccctctccagcttaacaattGAGGGCTATgtataggtgggatgctctttggagggtcagtgcagactcagtgggtgaaatgacctcttgctgcagtgtagggattctacaattctaggTTAGAACACTTCGCTGGAGCagatgggtcttgaacccaggtctcctggatTAGAAGTAGGGATACAGCCACTGCACATCAAGAGGCCAATTAGTTCTAAGTGAGCTTAAGTCAATCGGGGCAGTGGAAAGAGCACTAGAACTGGCCACAGTATCACTTGGCTCAGACAGGTTCTCACTAAAGATAATATCCAGCAGCTGCTACTGGAAAGTGCATTGATGATGACAAAGATTCAAGGAAGCAATGGGATAAATGGTAATGGCCTGCCGTAACTTTCAGTCTGGACTTGCATATAAAGAATGACCACTTTGGCACAGCAGCAAAGACTCTCAGAATCTGCAGAATCATATCCTAGCAACTGAGCTATTGCCTTCAGGAAACGAAGAAGTGGAGGGAAATTAGAATTGCAAAGTTAAACAAATTCTTAAGGGGAATACGATCCGTTGCCATGACTGTGTGTTACCTAACACAGTCCAACTTGAATGTTAACCTGGAATCCAAACTATTTGGTCAGAGGAAACTAATGAGACATTGGAATTGAAACTCTAAAgtcttttaaaaatcaatttaatcCCATTATTATCCATCAAGCAACAGTTTCCATAAAATAACCCAGGATTCAAATCCTCTCCCCGTTCGAGTGGAATTCTCTCATTTAAACAGCTGCTTCACATTTAGCCAGCTTCTGATATTGGGACCAACCCCTTGGCCAAAGTAACAATCAGTTCCTTACAAACTATTAGTTTCTTTATAGATTACCTATGTTTTTTTTCAGCTTCAACAAACAGAATTATTAGAAATTACCCTGAAATTCAGACAAACGACATTAAATTTGTTGCTTTTTTCCCTCATAATTGGCTTGAGGCAGTACAAATGTTTGAAAGGAAACCACATAATTTATCCTATTTCATGTAATATCCTGTCATGTTTTATAGTTAATCTGAATGTTattgtaattttatttaattctggTTTCGTGTACAATATCATTAAATCAAACATCCAAGAAAAACATTGATTTCAGCCAACTCTGGCTTTAAAATCTTTGAGGTAATTGTTGTGAAGTTTAATATTATTTGATAGACAAATTAAGAGTTGGAATGTTAGCAGTGAGCTAAACGTTCCTTTTGTTTTGATAGTGACGGCCCCTGTTGCGCTCTGTGGAGAAGAGGCAACGTACCTCGCTCTCTGACTGCTCTTAAATCTATGCTAAATATATCTAGAGAGACATCGAGCTGGCAGAGGCCTTAAGCAGCCAGGACTCCTGCAAACAGAAAAACTGACATTACTGTATGAATTACAATGAAGCTAAAATTTTTACCTTCCCCTATAAAGCAATGACCCTTGCTTCAGCCAACACAATGGTTGCTGGCAGGAGCGACTACATCATGAGAACACCATCTTCTTGTCAAATTCTACCCTTGTTTTCGGGAacaaacacagacatacacacacgcatTCAAAAGGAGGAATGTATAGGATATTAAAGTCAGTTATAGCATCTCTACTAACATCCGGTATGAGATCTGCTTACACACACCAAGTCTGGGATTTTCCTGTATAGTTTAACTGCTCAATGCATCACGTCGTTGAATTATCGGTGGAAAGTCAGTAGGGGTGGAACTGCTCACTCTTTTTATCATTCCAATAATAAACATGGTGAAacactttctgaaatatttttgtGGCTCTTGTTAAAAAGGCTAACAAGAATTTCACTGAGCCTAAGATTGACATGTTAGTTCAAACTTACGTTGGGCAATACCAATCTCCTTCTCTGGCAGTTTAAAGATTGTTAAGGCAGCGTGGAATAATATTGGCCAGAGTTGCAACAATGTATTAATAAAAAGTCATTGTAGGTGGGAAGTGCTAACCCCATACAATGAGATTTACTGACTGATCTAAAATCAAGAAACTGatcaaattaaaatgaatggtTAGAAAACCACAAGAAGCAACCAGAAACACAACACTGCTACAAttgtttcaggaaaaaaaaatctcaaaaagcTAAAAATAtttagcaggtctggaagcatctgtggagacagaagcaaTTAGTTTATGTTTCAGGTTTGTGGCTTTTCATCAAATTGCAACTGCAAAACTGACTTGGTAATTTCCTTATGCACCCTAACTGAAGCCAAGGGCTCACAGCGTAAGATATTGCTGTTGGTAACCATGCCCACACACTCCTTTAGGCAGGATGTGGTAACAATCTGGAGAGTGGTCGCTGTAACTGAGACATTTATAAAAAGTTACCAACACTATCCAAAGGGTCCACCCTTTCTGCCTATTAACCTGCAAATGTTGTGTCATATGGTCATTATGTTCATTTACAGAATGAATCACAGGAAAAAGCACAAAGTAGGCACATTCTTATAATGACAGATATGCGTCTTAACACATTCTCTGAAATTTTCATACCGCTGCTGTTTGTTGTTGATCAGTAATCACCATTAGTTTACTGTAATCTGTTATACACCTCCAAGTGCACTCTCTAGGCATttccctccaatcgccaccaggacagaaccccactgatcctcacctaccaccccacctacttccagatacatcgtatcatccttcgtcatttccgccccctccaaacagaccccaccaccaaggatatatatccctccccacccatcagcgttccggaaagaccactccctccgcaactccctcgacagatccacaccccccaccaacccaacctccactcccggcaccttcccctgcaaccgcaagaaatgcaaaacttgcgcccacacctcccccctcacttccctccaaggccccaagggatccttccatatctgtcacaaattcatctgcacctccacacacatcatttactgcatccgctgcacccaatgtggcgtcgtctacattggggagacaggccgcctacttgcggaacgtttcNNNNNNNNNNNNNNNNNNNNNNNNNNNNNNNNNNNNNNNNNNNNNNNNNNNNNNNNNNNNNNNNNNNNNNNNNNNNNNNNNNNNNtctccagcctatcaccctcaccttaacctccttccacctatcgtattcccaatgcccctcccctaagtctctcctccctaccttttatcttagcctgcttggcacaccctcctcattcctgaagaagggcttatgcccgaaacgtcgattctcctgttcctttgatgctgcctgacctgctgcgcttttccagcaacacatttttaagctcactCTCTAGGCACATATATATTTGGTCGGCCAAAATCTAATCCTATCTTGCCACGTATTCTCTGCATTTCAAATGTAAGAGACACAGCAGGGTTTATTTCCACTGCCAGCAAAGAGCCTTAGGAAATTAAGCAATACAACAGTATATTGCTATTATACCTTAGTTGAACTATGTCAACTGGACTTACCATGCACTTGTTAGGCTTCTCTCCTGAATGAACTCTCATATGTATCAGAAGCTTGTAGCGAGCATTAAAGGGTCTGTACCGCCTCACGCACCCAGCCCAGAAACAAGTAAAGTCTTCTCCTTTACGCTGATCAATATGCACTTTTTCAATGTGTCTCACCAACTCCTCTTGCTGGTCATAGACTGCGTTACAGTCTATCCATCGACAGATCTGCCTCCCATTGTTCTTGGGCAACTCACTTTCTTCATCAATCTGAAGGTGTCCATTGGCTGGCAGCCCATGCAAGTGGTGCATGGTCCCATGGGACTGACCAAAATGCTGCTGGGAATGGTATGGGGGAGGTGGCCCTTGGTGTTGCTGAAACAGTTTTGTATCATGTGTGTACTCGTCAACAGGTTCATGCTTGAAAAAGTTTATTTTATGGCAACCATCCGccactccatgttgaacaaccaTGTTGCCGATTACCAGACCGAGGTCCATGTTATCCTCAGGTTGCTGCAAAGGGATAGGCTCAGCTTCAGTACTCTCTTGCTCAGCACTGCGCGTTGGGAAAGAGGATGCAGGGGAAGGCAAGTTGCACTGGCTGTCTAACACAGAGCAGGACTGCGGACTGCAGGTCTTTCGAGCTCCCAAATGACCAATTCCTCCAGAGAGAGGGAACAGACCATTGGGACTGCCCCTCATTCCATTGACACATGCAATAAGCGATGTTGGAGAGGTGCGAATGATTGCTGTGATGTCCAACCCTTCAGCTGAAAGTGGGGATATCGAAACCGATCGTTTCTTTGCATTGCCTGGCTGTAACTTGGCCACGTGACGAAGACTCCCACTTGACACAAAGCCCGGTGTGGAGCTCGAATCATTATTGAAGAAATATGATGAATAAGAACTAGAGAAGTTGCTGTTCACGGACTCGGATTCTGAAGGCAGACTGTTGGTATCTCCAACCTCAGAATGACTAGAAACTCCTTCGTTCTCAGAAAGGAGATGTGACCATTCCTGTTTTATGTGTATGTTTGGAAGATTTTCCTCCAAATGCAAATTACTGGGAGCCAATGAAGTTTGAGAAGCGAGAGACCTGAAACAACAACAGCCATAAACATATTGAGACTTCATGTAACATAAATGGATATAAGCATTACTTTTTGCCAATCAtattgcagttttatttttgtttcataagTTGCTTCAGTATGGGGGCATTCCCAAAAACAAATGGAGACAATGAATATTTATGAATTTGCTAATGTCTTCTTTCtgtgagatattgaatattgcatCAATATAGGTTctataaaattatttaaatgatcTAAACCAAGTGGTAGTTTATCTGTAAACCCTATCAGCTTGATCTAAATCAAAATAGTCATATTAATAAAATAATGCTCCTTGATCCACTCACAGAATAGCAATTGGCACTCTTTGTATTCTTGCATTCTTCTGAAATGAGATAGTACTCTGGTGCTTTTCGAAAAAGAATTGTTTCCCACAGAAAGTGCAAGATTTCCACAAATGATGAGATTAGTGGGTTTGCTGCAAAGTCAGACAAAAACAAGAAATGCCCCAAGCATAGCTTCTGATCTGTCCAGGGTTAATTGATCTTAGCCTgggtgacagagagagggagagctacAATTTGTCTCGGTACCACTGTGCTCAAAAGGAAAAAATGACCAGGATTCTCTCTCTTGAATACTATATGattcctgtgtcagtgtgaaagtGGCAACAGAAGTGTGTCTGAGCTGCTAAGTCCTCTATGGTCAAATAGCACTTATTATACAGGGTTGCACATAAAGAATAATTTCTTGGGTATTACATATGGTATTTGCATATTATTAATTGTACGCTAGCTGACCCCTTTGGGAAAAGTTGTATTGCAGCACTTGTTTTTTGGTTGATGGGCTATTGGGGACATTGGTACTGtcagggtcagcatttattaagCATCCTTgattgctttggagaaggtggtggtgagctacctttttcagCTGCTACTGTCCAAGTGGCATAGATAAATCTACAGTGCTGTTACGGAAGGAGTTCCAAGGTTTTGATTTACCACAGTGAAGAAACTGCAATGTATTGCCAAGTCAGAATAGGGTGTGGTTCGGTACTGATATTCCCATGCATCTCCAGCCCTCATCCTTTTAACTGGTAAAGGTCACAAGTTGGAAGGTGCTACAGCACATCTTGTGAATGGTACCATTGCTGCCAATGTGCGCTGCTAGTGAAGGAATTAAATAGTGAAGGcggtggatgggatgccaatgGAGAAGGATGCTTTGTCTGGATAGTGTCAAGGTTGTTGAGTACGAATTGCTgcatcatccaggcaaatggtgaGTATTCATCACAAtcttaacttgtgccttgtaggtagtgAACAGATATTGGGCAGACAGGAGTTGAGTACTcaacagaattcctagcctcagaCCTATTCTTGTTGCCACAGTATTAAATGgcaggtccagttcagtttctgatcaatggtaaaccccaggataTGAGTAGTGGAGGATTCTGCAATGGCAATGCCACTGGACATCAAGGAACTACGGTGAGATTCTGTCTTGCTGGAGATTGCCACTAACTGGCAGGTATACAGTGCaagatttgtccaaatgtctaAAAACAACATAAAAGGGGATTGGTCTGAAAGACTGAAAACGTCATATGAGAGAAGAGGCCCAAGTGCCTCAAAATAGCATGACAGGGGAGAGATTTGAGAGATAGAAAACATCACCAGAGTGGTAGGTTTCAAGATTTTGGAAACAGCAcaagaggagagagattcaaGAAACTGAAAACAGTATGAGGGGAAGAGACCCAAGCACCTGAGATCAAGTGAGTTCtccagctcaccaccttctgcagacGCAGTCTTGTCAATGGTCCCTCGAAGCTGCATGGCTGCAGATGCACACAGCCACTCCAAGGTTGACATCAGCACACCAATCACCAGTGCAGCCAGATAGACAGTGAGAGGAACACTGCGTCTTAAAGCATGGCCAACTTGGTCAGTAGTCACAGAGCCACTCATCATGATGGATGTTGAAGTCCAGATTCTATTccggatataggtttgctcgctgagctggaaggttagttttcagacgttttgtcaccatactaggtcacatcatcagtgagcctccagatgaagcactggtagtatggCCCCAGATTCTGTTCCCTTGCCACCTTTAGTGCTTCCTCCAATCGGTGCCTATCAGCCAAGGTGGTAAGTAGCAGATTTCTATGTCCATGATTGAGCTAATACcatgaggactcccagggcaccTCCTTATAGACCATATTGCAATATATGCACACCTCTGGTGGGTCTGCCTGTATAAAACAGGACAGGAATAGTAATGATGGTGTCCAACACAGTGTCTATATGTAGTCATCCATCTGTATGATTATGTTAGGCTGCTGCTTGAATAGTCTCACAGCCTGGCACAGATATTATTATGGACAACCTGCAGCTTCACAGGACTGaatttgttcttgtttctgatagGCAGGGAGATGTCAAGTATATAGGATACAAACTGTCTGTTCCTTTCTTTAGACATTGTAGAGTTTGATACAACTAGTTGGCTTGCTagaccacttcagagggcagtgggAGTCAACCACAAAAAAGCAgctaaataatattttgttatttGTACATAACACAAAGTAAAATTGATGCTTCATGTAACTCAAATTATTTTTATCTTCAGAGGAACAGGAATAGTCCATCAAATCTATTCTGTCATTCAGTTCCATCTTAGTGATTTTTCCTTAGCTCTATTTAACCACCTTCATTCTATTACGCTTGACAACTttttccaacaaaaaaaatctatcaatctcactCTTTGAAAAGTTTCAGGAGAGTATTATATAGAACTGAAGCCAAAGATGCTGAAACTAAAATGCTACAAATTTCTAAGCAAGGACATCCTATCACAGGCACCAGCAGGCTTGTAAATACACAGGAAGAAAGATAAGTTCACAGCTCAGTTTGGAACCTTCATCCACATAGAGATTTTTGACAGACACAGAATACATTACAGCAGCAGAAAATAACCTGGTATCAGAGTGAGGGGCAGTCAGCCTGGTACTGCAATGGGATGAACTCGGGTCTGTGCTGATATGATTTCCTGAATGAATCACTGGCTCCAACCTGGCTGTTGCTATTGGCTCATTCCTCATGGCATGGTTCATTTCATCCCTCTTGCTGGATAGAACATAACAGGGGCTGTATCCACCATTTGCTGTAACAAAATTAAAAGCAACCAGTGTGAGATTTCTTCTTCTACGCAAATCTAGAAATAAAAACACTGTAATCTGCACAGCTCCACCTTGGGCATTTGGCTTACTAAGCAAGTTTGCAATAgtattaaaatgaaagaaaaagtatATAAATCTgcaaagatgaatggcaggtcagAGATTGGAGAGAATATAAAGAATAACAAGGAATAACTGAAAGATTAATGATGAGGGAAAAATTAGAGCACAAAAGAAAGTAAGCTTGAAATGTAAAAGCACATGGAAATATGAGTTTCCAAGACATCTGAAAAAGCGAAGAGTAAGTAAAGTGATTGTTAGTCCTCTAAAGTGTGAATCTGGGGAATTAACAATGGAAAATAAAGGAACAGTGAATGAAATCCATAgatattttgtgtctgtcttcactacacaaataacatcccagaaataggTGTGAATGAGAAGGTGAAAACGACAGAGGAACTTTAAACAACTACAATAACCATGGGAAATGGTACAGAGAAATTTATTAGAATCAAAAGCTGAAAAGTCCCTAGATGGAACTCAACCAACATAATCAGctcggttatactctcttccaccctcttccatcaagtGGAAGAGATAAAAATTTGaatacacatatgaacagattcaagagcagttTCTCCCcttctgttatcagacttttgaacagacctttcaaatgctaattctgatctctctctctgcaccttctctgtggttgTAACATTgtgttctgcactctgttctgctacccttaTGCATTTtctatggtacaatctgcctataTAGCTCACAAAACAACAATTTTAACTGTATCTCGGTacctgtgacaacaataaatcaaacaaagaaacaaatataGTACGGTCTGAATGGAAGTGGCCACACAAGATTCTAGAACATTGGTTAgagttttccaaaattccctaggtTCTGAAAAGAtatcagattggaaaatagtaaGTGACACTCAATAAAGCAAGATAGAAACTAGGAAACtccagaccagttagtttaacatagGGAAAATGCTGCAAACCATTTCTCAGGAAATTACTGGCGGACTTAGAAAATCTCAGAAAGatcaaaaagaactgcagatgctggaaatctgaaacaaaaacagaaattgctgggaagtcTCAACAGGTCTGTGGTGAGAACTCAGAGTTCACGCTTCagggccagtgacccttcttcagaagtcttcttcagaaaatcctcaacatattgtctagctatcaccattgttaacagctaacccgagaatgcaatttaaaaaaaagggttttgtgatttacacatgaaagaagtcaaactatcactgtattctaacagatgaaaggcttaacagacaatcaatttttcaatgtataatttcagttacatcacactgcaaatttttgttataaattctgtgttacgatcgagccctccacaatcacctgatgaaggagcgtcgctccgaaagctagtgtgcttctaattaaacctgttggactataacctggtgttgtgtgatttttaactttgtacaccccagtccaacaccggcatctccaaatcagaaaatcTCAATATCATCATGCAGATGCAAATTggatttgtgaaagagaaataatatttgactaatttattagaattcCTTGACAAAGTGGCAAACAACATGGATAAAAGGAAACTATGTAAGTGCTGTACTTGTACTCCAAAAATagatttgacaaggtgtcacatcaaaggtaaaaactgtacaaaataagagctcatggaGTAGGGGGTGACATACTAACATGGACTGGTTAGAGGATTGGTTAGCTAGCGGGAAGCAGTCAATGAAGGGACCAAAtgactctcactcacacacacacacatacatacaaacacagCAATAGGGTAGGATTGATTAGTGTATCTGTGAGGGTGAATGAATATTCTGCTCCCTGTAAGGAAACACTAAAGCAGCATTTTATTTCAGGAGATTTAAAGTTGGGATACAGTCCATTGTaggacaggcttggagggccaaattGCCCTTTCTCATTCCattctttcttatgtaaataaatgtaatttttaatgcTGTCAAGGGTTTTAAAAACATCACAGATCACATGGTTAGAAAGTATATTAATAGCCATACCCAAATAGAGGGAGCTTTTCAGAAAAATATTTAGCGTAATTTTTTAAACAACATTATTTTGGGAAAATTATTCTGACTTGAGACATGTGATTGGCACGGGGCATAAAGCAGCTACATTGTAACACAGGAATAGGCTTTTCTGTTCATTAACAGCCAGAGGTGCTGActtctcaaaacaaaaatcaatctaGCTGTAACAGAGCACTGAGTGTACAGGGCCTGCGCGCTCCAACAGTTTAGAGGAATTGGCAGGTCACACAGTAATTTCATCATGGCACCACACTAGTCCATCAAAGTATGGTGCCTGTCAATGAAAAGAGACTTGTGTCTGCAACTCAACTTGGGGTGCTGGGGATACAGCCAGCATTCAACTGGCCCATCTGAAATGTTTTAAGTTACTTTGGAAAAGCACTTAAAATGCAAAAGACTTAATGTATTTAGCAATTCGTAAATATAAAAAATAATTATGTCAACAATCCAATAAACTTATTTCATGCTAAtacatttgttatttttgtaTGGACttttgggatgtgagtgtcattggtggggccaacatttattgcccagccctaagtACCCTTAAGAAAATGATGGTGACCCTCATAAGCCACTGTAGACAATGTGCAGTAGCGCTGTTTGTAATGATTTGAAAAATGTCTAGCTCAGGCATTTGAAAGGTTAGATAAGACTCAAATCTTTTGCTgtggatgtggagtcacatgaaggccagatcGAGTCAAAATAGCAAATTTCTTTCTCTGAGAGGCACTTATGAACCAATTGGGTTCTTATAATAATTCAGAAGCTTTATAATTATTTTAAGACTTTATAATTATTTCATGAGATTTATTCAttagctgaatttaaatttcaccatatggtcatggtgggatttgaattaatGTCTCCAGAATATCAGTCTtacctctggattactagatATGTAATATCATGCTACTGCCCCTTGTCATCACCAGTGCAACAAGAATAGCTCTACTCCAGAGACAGTTAAGACAGACTCAATGGGTGAATGTTGAAATTGGTTGCATACTCGTGCATGTTTCTtcagtacaatttttaaaatataattccaTGAGTCCCTCAGTCAACCTTTtctttacagatttttaaaatttaaatttgccATCATTTAACAATTACAATATGGCTTTATTCATGTCAGTTACTCTCCCAAGAAGCTGggactgataaatggcaagtatcCTTTATCTCATATAAGTGTCAGGCAGCGATCATCACCAACAGAAGAGAATACATTCATTCCCccattgatgttcaatggcattatgaTGACTAAACC
The Chiloscyllium plagiosum isolate BGI_BamShark_2017 chromosome 11, ASM401019v2, whole genome shotgun sequence DNA segment above includes these coding regions:
- the LOC122554496 gene encoding zinc finger protein GLIS3 isoform X4, producing MNHAMRNEPIATARLEPVIHSGNHISTDPSSSHCSTRLTAPHSDTRSLASQTSLAPSNLHLEENLPNIHIKQEWSHLLSENEGVSSHSEVGDTNSLPSESESVNSNFSSSYSSYFFNNDSSSTPGFVSSGSLRHVAKLQPGNAKKRSVSISPLSAEGLDITAIIRTSPTSLIACVNGMRGSPNGLFPLSGGIGHLGARKTCSPQSCSVLDSQCNLPSPASSFPTRSAEQESTEAEPIPLQQPEDNMDLGLVIGNMVVQHGVADGCHKINFFKHEPVDEYTHDTKLFQQHQGPPPPYHSQQHFGQSHGTMHHLHGLPANGHLQIDEESELPKNNGRQICRWIDCNAVYDQQEELVRHIEKVHIDQRKGEDFTCFWAGCVRRYRPFNARYKLLIHMRVHSGEKPNKCMFEGCNKAFSRLENLKIHLRSHTGEKPYLCQHTGCQKAFSNSSDRAKHQRTHLDTKPYACQIPGCTKRYTDPSSLRKHVKAHSAKQQQVRKKLRSGNELETEMMNDCLANQPLQPLTSPPNLTSNTAGRSMTVNHEIYPGMYNCSPTSSGPAATALSSPQLTRSSSSLYPSIEGDLHSPHGHLPQLTTVENTRQGAKPVVLPFSSLVSPRKMLAPSLLQRHGPHSPQPSNNQLSGGDHKYNSVFPSQLMQPFQAGYQGSFHTMQNTFQYGDSFRTMEQTTIHNSHPADDSHCPGAARQNGYHSLIAHASLSGFDIVPEVQGTFGETLRNELEDNGLFQVNTIDRFVSQLSSVYTET
- the LOC122554496 gene encoding zinc finger protein GLIS3 isoform X5, with amino-acid sequence MHSGSTASQAFGMISGHRMPALRDYSRMTSSANNKTLSMVSENSSPNEDKKPCSNSHAGVVPQRTPTEDAIHLLSVSPSRENMLEEFQIPSKTHSPKPTKQSFLVKNRNNKANGGYSPCYVLSSKRDEMNHAMRNEPIATARLEPVIHSGNHISTDPSSSHCSTRLTAPHSDTRSLASQTSLAPSNLHLEENLPNIHIKQEWSHLLSENEGVSSHSEVGDTNSLPSESESVNSNFSSSYSSYFFNNDSSSTPGFVSSGSLRHVAKLQPGNAKKRSVSISPLSAEGLDITAIIRTSPTSLIACVNGMRGSPNGLFPLSGGIGHLGARKTCSPQSCSVLDSQCNLPSPASSFPTRSAEQESTEAEPIPLQQPEDNMDLGLVIGNMVVQHGVADGCHKINFFKHEPVDEYTHDTKLFQQHQGPPPPYHSQQHFGQSHGTMHHLHGLPANGHLQIDEESELPKNNGRQICRWIDCNAVYDQQEELVRHIEKVHIDQRKGEDFTCFWAGCVRRYRPFNARYKLLIHMRVHSGEKPNKCMFEGCNKAFSRLENLKIHLRSHTGEKPYLCQHTGCQKAFSNSSDRAKHQRTHLDTKPYACQIPGCTKRYTDPSSLRKHVKAHSAKQQQVRKKLRSGNELETEMMNDCLANQPLQPLTSPPNLTSNTAGRSMTVNHEIYPGMYNCSPTSSGPAATALSSPQLTRSSSSLYPSIEGDLHSPHGHLPQLTTVENTRQGSERVLKAPLGKGKKTVRKKWNNIGRSTLA